The Setaria italica strain Yugu1 chromosome VIII, Setaria_italica_v2.0, whole genome shotgun sequence genome includes the window actggcagatctagcagtccggcttgcgacgcttcctccctgcacgtgtggataccttggaggtgttgcgcctgcagcacttggacgagccgccgacgagccgccgacgagccacgacgagccgacgacgagccgcggcaccggaggcgatcttgttgcacgtggacgagctgctgagaagctgctggacgtgatcgactacgtacgactacgttgatcgactacgtacgactacgtgatcgtcttcactgcatcgacgcatatctacatcttccgcaccagtagtgcgtcgagtggtaatcccgtgatccttatacggcagttcttcctggttatacgcggtagatttttttgaattgcgctagtgtagcctacctcgtatcccatcaGCTATAACTATTgtattcatcttattcaaatgGAGCATGCTATTAGCTAGAGTGAGCTTATAAGCTTTAAAAATACCGTCGTTATGAGATTAGGTGATGACGATGTATGCACTGTTGTACTATAAAGGTACAGAATTTTCAAGTCCACTAGTACAGCTAGGAGCAGACGAACTAGGCACAACAGCAAGTGGCACAGGCTACTCGGGCACAACTGGGTGCgcactggtcagaccggttgcctAGACTGGTCTAACCGCTCCAGCCATGTTCGGCTTTGGCAGTTGAACCGGCAGCGTCTGACCTGGGAAAAAGTTGGGTGGCATGCCATACAGCGGATTTTCAAGACTAACCCCTAGCGTAGCCGACGAGCTAGGATGCACTACCCCACGTGGATCAATTTGAGGAGCATTGCTACTTGTAACATTATTAGCAGATGAAACAGATTTCCCCTTTTCTATGTCTTCTAGTCGTTCTAAACGTGCAATGTAAGAAGCAAGTAGCTCATCACTACCCAAAATGTGTTGATTAAATTTCTCATTAAGCACAGATGGGTTAGGGTTGATTTGCTTAGAGTGCCAATTACCTCAACCTTATTGTCGCTCATCTTGAACGAGGGCATCACAAAATCTTGCACTCTTGTCACCATGCCCTGGCGATCCTTCTTGAAGCCCATCAAGAACTATGTCTTGAAGTACTCCTTCACCGCCAAATACTTCTGGTGCTCTTCTTCACTGAGATCTTCAATAGATGCCGCGATGATGTTGTCCTTGTTGATTTTTGTAGTAGATCCATCTAACTAGGGTTTGATAGAATGGTTGCAGAAACTAGATCTTTCTTCCCTAGCGGAGTTGCCAAAAATGCGGTGATGCTTTTTCAGGTCAACACACCAAATGCGCTAGATCGCGCGGTTGTCAAAACTCTCCTCGCATGGCTCCTGCCCTTGGCTGGTCAGATCGGTTTGCATAGGGGTGGCGTGAAAACCTACGATCACCACCTCGAGAGGGACCCCATCAGGGATGGTATGCCTAGGGTTGTTCTAAGATCAGCAGGCCACTTAGAATGTCCTCAAACGCCGTAGAGACgaaggaggaaagcaaaggGATTGGAAAAGATTaaggtttggagataaaagtaaaGGTAAATATTTTGATCAATTGGGTGTTAGCCTCAATCGGTCgcggccctttatatttatagggtgggggaGGTCTTACTCTACAAGAAAATCCTTTTACAAATCCTAATCTACAAGGATTCCTCAAATTTACTCGGACTAGGATTGGACCGGTCAAACCGCCTGTAcccaccggtcagactggttgaTTTTGCCAGATTGGCTACAAAGCCCCAGACCAGTCAGACCGCCTGGAGGAACCGGTTTGACTGGTCAGCCCAGCCTGATTTGGCTTGGGTTACTCAGCGCAATAGCCTGTCGTGGTGGCAATGTGGCTGCCGCATCAGCATGGTCCTCTTTGAGGAGTTTGGCCAGATCCTGGTGATTTGCCTTAACCTTTGCAGCACAGTTGGATGCGCCAACCCTTACAAAATGTTGAAGCAGCTCATTGTAACGGTAGTCCTGCTTCTTCTTTCCAGAACAGAATGGGCACCTAAACCAGTCACTGTCCAGCCTTGCTAGTTTGCCGAACTTCATGTTCAAGTAAGACTTCTCAACATAGTCATCAATGTATGTTCCCCTTAGTTCTGATGATTCGTCGGAGCTGCACACCATTGCAGACCCAAGAGAGAGACAGCTAGTGCCTACGTAATTTACTTAGTTCTAATTGTTCGTTGGAGCTGACCTAAGAGAGAGTCGGCTGCTTCAGAACAGAGAAAGTGAGGAGGGAAGGAAAAATGAAAGGCACAAGGGCACACAGGATATTTACAACAGCGGATCCTACGCCCAGGTTACGTGGCGTGCCTACGTGGACAGCCAGCTGGGATGAGGGACAGGATTGAACATGAATAATAGAGTTAGAGGATCAAATTGGACCATTCGAGAGTTGGGGAACGAAGCTGACCCAAGGGCAAGAGTTTGAGGACGAAATTAGCTATTTTGCCATTATTAATCGGCATTTGCTAgttggatttttctttttctttttcttcttttactaTAGTCTATTCGCGGATTATTTTTCTCCCCTTCCGTCTATTCTTTCAATGAAAAAttctttttgattttttttattttgacttAACTCTTATTCGGTAAACACGATTGTGTCCAGCTAATCGCAACTCTTGCTAGGTTGCGATTCCGTTTGGGAGTTGCCTGCAACAGTCTGCCACGACTAATATTTGCACATGAGTCCTTGATGCTTGTATTGATACACATGCTCGAGTTGTGGTGTTATCGCTGAATCCAACCGGTACTCCTGCATTACCATTTGTGGATCCCAAATGAGCCTGCTATATCTAAACGGTTGGTTAGGAATATCTATGAAGATATATTATCCGAAACGTTAAGAATGCTACATTTCTGCGTCGCGAGGATTTGCAGCCATTGTGATTAAAGACGAAATTCgtacagtatttttttttcttctctccgaGACTGAGGTGAGCACGTAGCACGTTAGCTCTCACGTGCACAAGCATCGCAACTGGCGAGAGCGAAGAAAGCTACGAGCCCCAGGCCCCTCTCAACGTCACCACTGTCCACTGCAAGTCTGCAGGGAGCAGCACGCTGCTGCTCCCACACCGTTTTTGCTGCAGGAGTTACCCTTTTACCCCCGACACTCCTCTCTCGTCTCCCCTTCTCGTTTTCCGCCGGTTCGTCATTCCAAGGCTCGTCGAACCGGACGGAACGGGGCTCACCGTCATCAAGGATTATCAAGAGGCAATTCCCTACTTGCTATTATCATGGCAACGACCGGAGTCCAAGAATGGCAGCAGCTCGATCTTTGCGTGATGGCGGCGCTGTAGAGGAAATTCATCGACTGCGGATGTACTGATGGGCTCACCCTCGATGAAGAACGGCGGCATCGACGGGAATTTCGGCTCGAATTGAAGCCGATGGGCGGCATCCGGGCTtcacaccggcggcggcgctcgctcCATCAAGCTCcaagcggcggtggcggcggcgtcgcacGAGGGCTGGGCGAGTTGAGTAACGAGGCATGCGGAGTCCGGGGCCAAGGCGTCGTCGCGACTCGTGTCAGCCATATTGGCTCCGGTGACGTGCGCTTGAGGCACGAGAAgatgggaaaagaaaagaggagagGCAGAAGATAAGGGCAAAATGGTCATTGCAAGCTGCTGTTAGCTGCCGTTTCAGTCAAAttaccccttgtttacttcaccccaactcccaactttgtcactatgcaaaaagaagattctccatcacatcaaacttgcggtacatgcatggagtactaaatgtagatgaaattaaaaactaattgcacagttttgttgtactttgcgagacgaatcttttgagcctaattagtcaatgtttggacaataattcacaaatacaaacgaaacgctacagtgtgctacagtgccagcacagtaatttggcacctcccaatttggccaactaaacaagacctagaCGGCAGTGGTtctaagggaaaaaaaagaactagTGGCACATGAGCCACAACAAATTTTCGATATGGAATTGCGAACTTTTTTAATGGCGTGGAAGGAATTGTCTCCGTtatcaaagaaaaaaagtatCCTTTCtcggaaaaaaagaaaagaaaaattatcCTACTCATGCGACCTCTCCAAGATTCCTAGTCCTCGCGGCGGAACCAGATGTCGAGATCCACTCCAGTCGCCGTCCATTCCAGTTCCAGCCAATGGAGCCTGTTCTCGGGCGttggaattttttattttttttattttttattttaatattttgcaaaaatatatggtcTAAAAAATTTACAAATCTACACCTATACCGCCGTTTGAAATGGCGGAAGTAAACTACCGCTAATTGAACCAGCGGTAAGTTCCCACCTCTGAGCAGTATTCATATAAACTTGAatggagataaattttatatgaaaattgtagatctcgacaatatctacaactttttagttcaaacttttttcatttgatatcatattggtgctcaaataattgacacaagtttcagatctaaaattgatctgaaattcaaattttagatctgaaccTAAGCATTCATATAAACTCGGATAGAGATAAGtttatattaaaattgtagTGTCgatgagatttacaactttttagttcaaactgttttcatttggtGCCATCTTTGTACTCAAATAATCGAAATTTTAGAACTGAAatttgtgttgattatttgagtacCAAGATGACAGCAAATGATAGATCttgtcgagatctacaattttcatgtAAAGTTTATCTCTATCtaaattcatatgaattagttatgattttttgagaGTGTCCTGCTCAGAAatataaattagttatgattttttaaaagtgtaCTGCTTAAGAGAGAACTTGCCGTCGGTTCAACTAGCAGTAATTTGCTACAGTATACTACCTGCCGTTTCGAACGGCGGTATaggtatagatttgcaattttttttgtttgaccatattttttccaaaatactaaaattaaaaattaaaaaaattccgGACGTTGACTGCACCCCCCCAAATCTACAGCACGCTCTTGATCACCGCCGTGATCTGCCCCATCGCCGTGGCCTCACCAAGGCAAAGCCAAAGGCAGCCGCCGACGACTCAGATCGAGATCCCACCGATCCGGTCCGGGTCTAGCGGTAGGATGGGGATGGGGCGATGTGCAGTCGGCGTTCCTCTTCAGTAGAGACAGTCACTGTTGCAGCGACGCTGTTCCAGCTCCGACAGGCTCCCGGCATGGGAGATGGGGACGGACgcccacgccgtcgccgacgcaACGCCAGAGCCGCAccgacgccgccggcagccCGGCGACACTGCTCTCTCGTTTCTCGCTCTAGAGATCGTCAGATCGATCAGGACCCGCTCTACTCTCGTGCCAGTAAACAAGAAAAGCTTTGACTACGTGTGGAATCTCACTCGATCAGTGCTCTTCAAAATCGACggttcaaagttcaaacctaTCCTAAAACAACAggaggaattttttttaaaaaaaatgaacaataGGAGGATTTGATGCTGCAGATGAGATCTTATCTTTGGGTTTCATTCCTTCAAATCCAATCGTTACGACTCGTTCGTTAAAAAGAGGCCCAANNNNNNNNNNNNNNNNNNNNNNNNNNNNNNNNNNNNNNNNNNNNNNNNNNNNNNNNNNNNNNNNNNNNNNNNNNNNNNNNNNNNNNNNNNNNNNNNNNNNCCCAAATCTCTCAGTGTTTGATACTGCGATTTTAACACCCAAACAAAATGTACAGCACACTGACGCCCGCTTCCATTTCCATTCATAAAGTATCGCTTCATACTACTATTAATCACCcatcccgccgccaccgccgccgcggccaatCAACCCGCCATCAATTCAtcaccgcgcggcggcggggtagTCGAACGGCAGCGGCACGACGCTGTCGCTgagcggcgcggcgtggcggaACCCGTAGGCGCGGAGCACCTGGTCGTCCGCGAACGCCAGCGCGCGCCGGATCCCCtccgcgcaccgccgccgcgtgtACTTGCggtccggcgcgccgccgcaggGCTGGCACCCCGTGAAGTGCGTCACGaacggccgccgccaccccttctgcccgccgcccgcgggGCCGGGGACGGTTCCCGACCTCCCCACCGCcgcgtcccgcgccgccgcgtacCGCAGGTGCTCCCGCtccgcgtgccgccgccggagccccgaGCTGCCGCCCCTCCCGCCGCGCTCCACGGCCTCGTAGCGCTTGGCGACGCCGTCGAGCCGGTCGACGATCTCCGCCCAGTACCCCTGGAAGTAGTACCCCGTCTCGAGGAGCGTCCGGTTCCCCCACCGCGCCGGGTGCTTGGACAGCAGGTACACGAGCGCCGACTGGTCGTCGGACTCGTCGTTGGGCTTCCCCTCGAGCTCCTCCCGCAGCGTCTTCCCCCACGCGGCGTACTCCGGGAACGCCGGGCCCATCCGCGCCCACGCGTCCATGAGGTCCATCGACCACTGGCAGTTCCGGATGAGGAACACGCCGGCGTTGAGCCCCACCCACGACCGCTCCTCGTACACCTCCCCGTCCCACCCGTACACCACCAGGTCGTGGCCCCCGTACCGCTCCAGCGGCAGCGAGAAGTCCATGTCGGTGAagacggcgtcggcgtcgaccCACCACACCCACTCGGCGTCCGGGTGCGCCAGCATCGCGGCGCGCACGGCGGGGATCTTGGCCCAGTAAGCCACCATCGACGGCTCCAGCAGCGCCGTGTTGTAGAGGAGCTCCAGCCCGTGGAGCCGGCAGTAGTCGAGCTTGTTCTTGAGGAAGCGGAGCAACGCGTGGTCCCCGCCGGCACCCCTGCAGGGCTCCGGCTGCGACCCCGTCACCATCACCACGCGCCGGGTCACCGCGGGGGAGGCCGGGTCGAGCCCGCGCGTGCGCAGCCACGACGCGCGCTTCGCGTCCCAGCCGGTGAGGCGGGTGTGGACGGAATAGGACNNNNNNNNNNNNNNNNNNNNNNNNNNNNNNNNNNNNNNNNNNNNNNNNNNNNNNNNNNNNNNNNNNNNNNNNNNNNNNNNNNNNNNNNNNNNNNNNNNNNGTGCGGGGGAGCCGAGCGCCGAGGTGGCTCGCGTTTCTAGGCGGGGAAAAGGCGGGCGAAAGCCAAAGGGGATGGCGCGAGGTGGCTGCTCTTTTGACGGGAGATGCCGAGCCGAAACAGCGGGCTCGGCCGGGGCGGGAGCAGCGGCCGAGAAAGCGGAGGAATACTCGGGGCGGGCACGGGGTTGGGGGGACCTGGGGATGGGCACTGTGTCAGCCTCAGCCAGTGTCGGTCGCACGTGACGGGTGTGTGGTGCCGCCGCGCGGTCAGAGCGAGGCGCGGGACACCGTGCCCGTGACGGTGCGTGGggcgggccggcgcggccgcgcgggcccGCGTTGGAACACACGGGTGTATACGTACGTATTGATGACTGGCTGTATACTGTATACGATACGCGAACACGCGAATACGTGTTGGGAGCGGAATGCACGCGCCTGCGCAAGGTGCTAAAGGAGTACTGTAGGGATGGATATAGATGTAGAAAAGATAGCTAAAACGTTATGGATACATG containing:
- the LOC101768642 gene encoding probable glycosyltransferase 6, with the protein product YSVHTRLTGWDAKRASWLRTRGLDPASPAVTRRVVMVTGSQPEPCRGAGGDHALLRFLKNKLDYCRLHGLELLYNTALLEPSMVAYWAKIPAVRAAMLAHPDAEWVWWVDADAVFTDMDFSLPLERYGGHDLVVYGWDGEVYEERSWVGLNAGVFLIRNCQWSMDLMDAWARMGPAFPEYAAWGKTLREELEGKPNDESDDQSALVYLLSKHPARWGNRTLLETGYYFQGYWAEIVDRLDGVAKRYEAVERGGRGGSSGLRRRHAEREHLRYAAARDAAVGRSGTVPGPAGGGQKGWRRPFVTHFTGCQPCGGAPDRKYTRRRCAEGIRRALAFADDQVLRAYGFRHAAPLSDSVVPLPFDYPAAAR